Proteins encoded within one genomic window of Haladaptatus sp. QDMS2:
- a CDS encoding phosphatase PAP2 family protein gives MALFEILAYLAIGVGVMIAIGSVTFIGPSQLSVLRENWRFRLREVSPYLGLLAGILAINKVARQVGPEISWVVGLNITSYIYRIEGDFVAFVQSIATDQLTVYFSFIYLYGYVFLLVFPFILTFALRETKYLKQTAVAFALNYSLGLIFYILFVSYGPRNLIPDLVDPLMYSMYPQSQLLTGEVNSNTNVFPSLHTSLSVTVAYLAWFTRDRFPYWFVTSCFLAASVVMATMYLGIHWGTDVVAGTILGLGSVHIARKHYEIFEFLRVDLWSLPVFNRLR, from the coding sequence CCCTGTTCGAAATCCTCGCGTATCTCGCGATCGGCGTCGGCGTCATGATTGCCATCGGGTCGGTGACGTTCATCGGCCCCAGTCAGCTCTCGGTGTTGCGCGAAAACTGGCGCTTCCGGTTGCGCGAGGTTTCCCCCTACCTTGGCTTACTTGCCGGTATCCTCGCGATAAACAAGGTCGCTCGCCAAGTCGGCCCCGAGATATCGTGGGTCGTCGGCCTCAACATCACGAGCTACATCTATCGCATCGAGGGTGACTTCGTCGCGTTCGTCCAATCAATCGCCACAGACCAGCTCACGGTGTATTTCTCGTTCATCTACCTCTACGGCTACGTGTTCTTGCTCGTGTTCCCGTTCATCCTCACGTTCGCGCTTCGGGAGACGAAGTACCTGAAACAGACGGCGGTCGCCTTCGCGCTCAACTACTCGCTCGGCCTCATCTTCTATATCCTGTTCGTCTCCTATGGGCCGCGAAATCTGATTCCGGACCTCGTGGACCCTCTCATGTACTCGATGTATCCACAATCACAACTCCTGACCGGGGAGGTGAACTCGAACACGAACGTCTTCCCGTCGCTGCACACCTCGCTTTCGGTGACGGTGGCGTACCTCGCGTGGTTCACCCGCGACCGGTTCCCCTACTGGTTCGTCACGAGTTGCTTCCTCGCCGCGAGCGTGGTTATGGCGACGATGTACCTCGGCATCCACTGGGGGACGGACGTCGTCGCCGGGACGATACTCGGCCTCGGCAGCGTCCACATCGCGAGAAAGCACTACGAAATCTTCGAGTTCCTCCGGGTTGACCTCTGGTCCCTCCCGGTCTTCAATCGACTGCGCTGA
- a CDS encoding DUF998 domain-containing protein → MPEGYSWVSHTTSEAAAQGVSAAWVARLGFLLFGLGVLWLTAERRVAWNRLPTVFHSGFGAFMVATAVFSTRSWDAAVAYNPVEDAFHSATATLLGFCFAFGVLTLVRRRQKDKLDVRWFDLFALSSTVVLPAMMTLLAQFAGVFQRIMFLVAYVWYLREDYLFSSRSDPDTRQ, encoded by the coding sequence ATGCCAGAAGGCTACTCCTGGGTTAGCCACACGACCAGTGAGGCGGCGGCACAGGGGGTCTCGGCAGCGTGGGTTGCCCGACTCGGATTTCTCCTGTTCGGTCTCGGGGTTCTCTGGTTGACAGCAGAGCGACGCGTAGCCTGGAACCGGTTGCCAACAGTATTCCACTCCGGATTCGGCGCCTTCATGGTCGCAACAGCGGTGTTCTCGACGAGGTCGTGGGACGCTGCGGTAGCATACAATCCAGTGGAGGATGCCTTTCACTCAGCTACCGCCACCCTCCTGGGGTTCTGTTTCGCATTTGGCGTGTTGACGCTCGTACGACGACGCCAGAAGGACAAACTTGACGTTCGATGGTTCGATTTGTTCGCTCTTAGTTCGACTGTCGTGTTACCGGCAATGATGACGCTGTTAGCCCAATTCGCTGGCGTGTTTCAACGAATCATGTTCCTCGTGGCTTACGTTTGGTACCTGCGAGAGGACTATCTGTTTTCGAGTCGCTCTGACCCCGACACGAGGCAATAG
- a CDS encoding TrkH family potassium uptake protein: MRLRVDWRVSVAFVGTIIKWLSVPLLVPLIVAMFDGTSVFPFVLPMVGTVILGVALEQLSVRRDLGAREGFLMVSLTWLSIAVVGAVPFIIAGEGVLAEPVNALFEAMSGITTTGATVILDFGLHSRAILMWRAIIQWLGGLGVLVLATAVLSQLAVGGAQLMETETQTRDVNKLTPRISETASLLWQLYLGLTGLNIAALYGLHLVGLAPEMTFYDAVAHAFTTISTSGFSPRPESLAAFSPVVQWVTIPFMAIGATSFILMYFVLQGNVARLRKSDEFRFYVSILALFTLGVAGILIADGGPHTELEEIVRHSLFQVVSIVTTTGYASTDFNLWSSGAKHLLFVCMFIGGMAGSTTCSIKALRWLVVLKAFRRDLFTAAQPSVIRPVRLSGSVITEETIRDIYAYTLVSLVIFIFATILVVVNSSRVGSPVTEFEAMSAAASTFFNVGPAFGIAGPFASYEPFPETTKLLMTFLMWVGRIEIIPVLVLLTPSFWRG, encoded by the coding sequence ATGAGGCTGCGCGTCGATTGGCGCGTCAGCGTCGCCTTCGTCGGCACGATAATCAAGTGGCTGTCGGTCCCGCTTCTGGTGCCGCTCATCGTCGCGATGTTCGACGGCACCTCGGTGTTCCCGTTCGTGTTGCCGATGGTCGGAACCGTGATACTGGGCGTCGCGCTCGAACAGCTCTCCGTCCGCCGGGACCTCGGCGCGAGAGAGGGGTTCCTGATGGTGTCTCTGACCTGGTTGAGTATCGCCGTCGTCGGGGCAGTTCCCTTCATCATCGCTGGCGAGGGGGTACTCGCTGAACCGGTGAACGCCCTGTTCGAGGCGATGAGTGGCATCACGACCACGGGTGCGACGGTGATACTCGACTTCGGCCTTCATTCCCGAGCGATTCTTATGTGGCGGGCAATCATCCAGTGGCTCGGCGGCCTTGGCGTTCTCGTCCTCGCGACGGCGGTGCTCTCGCAGTTGGCAGTCGGTGGGGCACAGCTCATGGAGACCGAAACGCAGACCCGCGACGTGAACAAACTCACGCCGCGAATATCGGAGACAGCGAGTCTGCTCTGGCAACTCTACCTCGGGTTGACCGGGCTTAATATCGCTGCGCTCTACGGGCTTCACCTCGTCGGCCTCGCGCCGGAGATGACTTTCTACGACGCCGTTGCCCACGCCTTCACGACGATTTCGACCAGCGGGTTCTCCCCGCGCCCGGAGAGTCTCGCCGCGTTCTCCCCGGTCGTCCAGTGGGTGACGATTCCGTTCATGGCCATCGGGGCGACGAGTTTCATCCTCATGTATTTCGTCTTGCAGGGGAACGTAGCCCGCCTTCGCAAAAGCGACGAGTTTCGCTTCTACGTGAGCATCCTCGCCCTGTTCACCCTCGGCGTGGCCGGCATCCTCATCGCGGACGGCGGTCCGCACACGGAACTCGAAGAAATCGTCCGCCACTCGCTGTTTCAGGTCGTCTCCATCGTGACCACTACGGGGTACGCGAGTACCGACTTCAACCTCTGGTCGTCGGGCGCGAAACACCTGCTGTTCGTCTGTATGTTCATCGGCGGGATGGCGGGCAGCACGACGTGTTCGATAAAGGCCCTCCGGTGGCTGGTCGTGTTGAAAGCCTTCCGTCGGGACCTGTTCACCGCCGCCCAGCCGAGTGTCATCCGACCAGTTCGACTGAGCGGGAGCGTCATCACCGAGGAGACAATCCGTGACATCTACGCCTACACACTGGTGAGCCTCGTCATCTTCATCTTCGCGACGATTCTGGTCGTCGTCAATTCGTCGCGTGTCGGCTCGCCCGTCACGGAGTTCGAGGCGATGAGCGCCGCCGCCTCGACGTTCTTCAACGTCGGTCCCGCCTTCGGCATCGCCGGCCCGTTCGCGAGCTACGAGCCGTTCCCCGAGACGACGAAACTCCTGATGACGTTCCTCATGTGGGTCGGGCGCATCGAAATCATTCCCGTGCTCGTGTTGCTCACGCCATCGTTCTGGCGTGGCTGA
- the rpl12p gene encoding 50S ribosomal protein P1 codes for MEYIYAAMILHEAESEINEENVTAVLEAAGLDVEESRVKALVAALEDVDIEDAMANAAAMPAAAASTGGASGDADESEAADEEAEAGGDEDEEEDEEDVSGEGLGSLFG; via the coding sequence ATGGAATACATCTACGCAGCCATGATTCTGCACGAAGCAGAGAGTGAAATCAACGAAGAAAACGTCACGGCAGTCCTCGAAGCCGCCGGACTCGACGTCGAAGAATCCCGAGTGAAGGCGCTCGTCGCCGCGCTCGAAGACGTCGACATCGAAGACGCGATGGCCAACGCAGCGGCCATGCCCGCCGCAGCCGCCTCGACGGGTGGCGCTTCGGGCGACGCAGACGAGAGCGAAGCAGCCGACGAAGAAGCCGAAGCCGGCGGTGACGAAGACGAAGAGGAGGACGAAGAGGACGTCTCCGGCGAGGGTCTCGGCTCGCTGTTCGGCTAA